From the genome of Lotus japonicus ecotype B-129 chromosome 6, LjGifu_v1.2, one region includes:
- the LOC130726134 gene encoding purine permease 21-like isoform X1 produces MRCLQLQITDPSIPFSLSNSTSSSSETYLTFHMEEQPQELQLREIEANGAKQTNSLENKIPSQMNQSTIIKREKRYYRWFRLALYAALVLVCQSAAILLGRLYYEKGGNSKWMATLANLAGFPILLPYYLILASKDLNTTNSFHQNQPSVSMLAFVYVSLGLLVALDCYLYSVGLLYLPVSTYTLIGSSQLAFNALFSFFLNSLKITPLIINSLVLLTISSSLLVFQKDSSSDDSAQVSNKNYVIGFICTVAASAGYGLVLSLTQVAFNKVIKRETFKVVMDMIIYQCLVATCASLVGLFASGEWKGLKKEMEGYELGKASYVLTLTFTAILWQVFSIGSVGLIIEVSALFSNAISTLGVPITPILAVMFFHDRMYGIKIISMVLAVWGFISYVYQQYLDECKSQTGNRATPHVPKDSSPLEEGSIL; encoded by the exons ATGCGTTGTTTACAACTTCAAATAACCGACCCCTCCATCCCCTTCTCCCTCTCCAATtccacttcctcctcctctgaaaCTTATCTCACCTTCCACATGGAAGAACAACCTCAAGAATTGCAACTCCGCGAAATCG AAGCAAATGGAGCCAAACAGACAAATTCATTGGAGAACAAAATTCCCAGTCAAATGAATCAATCAACTATAATCAAAAGGGAAAAAAGGTATTACCGTTGGTTTCGATTAGCCCTCTATGCAGCACTGGTGTTGGTGTGCCAATCAGCTGCAATACTTCTGGGAAGATTGTACTATGAAAAAGGAGGAAACAGCAAATGGATGGCAACACTAGCCAACCTTGCAGGTTTCCCTATTCTGCTTCCTTACTATCTCATCTTAGCATCCAAGGATCTCAACACCACAAATAGCTTTCATCAGAATCAACCTTCTGTTTCAATGCTAGCATTTGTCTATGTCTCCCTTGGCCTTCTTGTGGCATTAGATTGTTATTTATACTCTGTTGGACTTTTATACCTCCCTGTCTCTACTTACACACTCATTGGCTCATCTCAATTGGCTTTCAATgctctcttctccttctttctcAATTCACTGAAAATCACACCTCTCATCATCAACTCTCTAGTCCTTCTAACCATTTCCTCCTCCCTCCTTGTGTTTCAAAAGGACTCATCATCTGATGATTCCGCGCAAGTCTCCAACAAAAATTATGTGATTGGATTCATATGCACAGTTGCTGCATCAGCAGGCTATGGATTGGTGCTTTCCCTTACCCAAGTTGCTTTCAACAAGGTTATTAAAAGGGAAACTTTCAAAGTGGTTATGGATATGATAATCTATCAGTGTCTTGTAGCTACTTGTGCTTCTCTAGTGGGACTTTTTGCAAGTGGAGAGTGGAAGGGTTTGAAGAAAGAAATGGAGGGGTATGAGTTGGGTAAGGCTTCCTATGTACTGACTCTGACTTTCACAGCTATACTTTGGCAAGTCTTTAGTATTGGTAGTGTGGGACTGATTATTGAGGTCTCTGCACTCTTCTCTAATGCTATAAGCACTTTGGGGGTGCCTATAACTCCTATATTGGCTGTGATGTTCTTTCATGACAGAATGTATGGAATCAAGATTATCTCTATGGTGTTGGCTGTCTGGGGATTTATATCTTATGTGTATCAGCAGTACCTGGATGAATGCAAGTCCCAAACAGGAAACAGAGCCACTCCTCACGTTCCCAAAGATTCTTCACCTTTAGAAGAGGGTAGTATACTATAG
- the LOC130726134 gene encoding probable purine permease 10 isoform X2: MNQSTIIKREKRYYRWFRLALYAALVLVCQSAAILLGRLYYEKGGNSKWMATLANLAGFPILLPYYLILASKDLNTTNSFHQNQPSVSMLAFVYVSLGLLVALDCYLYSVGLLYLPVSTYTLIGSSQLAFNALFSFFLNSLKITPLIINSLVLLTISSSLLVFQKDSSSDDSAQVSNKNYVIGFICTVAASAGYGLVLSLTQVAFNKVIKRETFKVVMDMIIYQCLVATCASLVGLFASGEWKGLKKEMEGYELGKASYVLTLTFTAILWQVFSIGSVGLIIEVSALFSNAISTLGVPITPILAVMFFHDRMYGIKIISMVLAVWGFISYVYQQYLDECKSQTGNRATPHVPKDSSPLEEGSIL, from the coding sequence ATGAATCAATCAACTATAATCAAAAGGGAAAAAAGGTATTACCGTTGGTTTCGATTAGCCCTCTATGCAGCACTGGTGTTGGTGTGCCAATCAGCTGCAATACTTCTGGGAAGATTGTACTATGAAAAAGGAGGAAACAGCAAATGGATGGCAACACTAGCCAACCTTGCAGGTTTCCCTATTCTGCTTCCTTACTATCTCATCTTAGCATCCAAGGATCTCAACACCACAAATAGCTTTCATCAGAATCAACCTTCTGTTTCAATGCTAGCATTTGTCTATGTCTCCCTTGGCCTTCTTGTGGCATTAGATTGTTATTTATACTCTGTTGGACTTTTATACCTCCCTGTCTCTACTTACACACTCATTGGCTCATCTCAATTGGCTTTCAATgctctcttctccttctttctcAATTCACTGAAAATCACACCTCTCATCATCAACTCTCTAGTCCTTCTAACCATTTCCTCCTCCCTCCTTGTGTTTCAAAAGGACTCATCATCTGATGATTCCGCGCAAGTCTCCAACAAAAATTATGTGATTGGATTCATATGCACAGTTGCTGCATCAGCAGGCTATGGATTGGTGCTTTCCCTTACCCAAGTTGCTTTCAACAAGGTTATTAAAAGGGAAACTTTCAAAGTGGTTATGGATATGATAATCTATCAGTGTCTTGTAGCTACTTGTGCTTCTCTAGTGGGACTTTTTGCAAGTGGAGAGTGGAAGGGTTTGAAGAAAGAAATGGAGGGGTATGAGTTGGGTAAGGCTTCCTATGTACTGACTCTGACTTTCACAGCTATACTTTGGCAAGTCTTTAGTATTGGTAGTGTGGGACTGATTATTGAGGTCTCTGCACTCTTCTCTAATGCTATAAGCACTTTGGGGGTGCCTATAACTCCTATATTGGCTGTGATGTTCTTTCATGACAGAATGTATGGAATCAAGATTATCTCTATGGTGTTGGCTGTCTGGGGATTTATATCTTATGTGTATCAGCAGTACCTGGATGAATGCAAGTCCCAAACAGGAAACAGAGCCACTCCTCACGTTCCCAAAGATTCTTCACCTTTAGAAGAGGGTAGTATACTATAG